GCGTGGCGTACAAAGGGCAGGGCCGACATCGCCACACCTGCGGTGGAACTGCTCACGCCACTCTCTGAGCAGCCGTTGCCGGCGGCACAAGGAGGGAAGCCGTCGCCGCCACCGTGGCGGCGACGGCGAAGGTCATGACCCGCGACGTGATGAGCTCCTCCATGCCGGTACGCACCCAGACCACGGTGAACACCAACCCGGCCACGATAGTGATGAGCGCTGCCCGTGCATGGAAGCGCTTGCTCAGCAAAGTAGCCAGGACCACCACCGAGAAAGTGCCGCCGACTCCGGCCCAGACATAGCCCACCAGGTCGTAGATGAGGGTGCTGGGCGTCAGGTAGGTCACCACCAGCGCAATAGCCGCCAAGCAGCCGGTCACCAGCCGCGCCTGGCGAAGCGACCCTGCCTCGCCCGCTTGGCTCCTTCCGGACAGAGGCCCCAAGAGGTTTTCCGACAGCTCGGTGGAAGCGACAACCAGCAAAGAGTCTGCAGTGGAAATCATTGCCGCCACTGCCCCGACCGTCAGCAGCGCGGCCAGCGGTGCCGGCAGAATGGTGCGCAACACCGCCGGCATCACATACTCCGGGTCGGCCAGACCCTTGGGCCCAAAGAGCGCCAGGCCAACCCAGCCAAGGCTGAGGGCCCCGGCATACGCGAGCAGCGTCCAGACCAGCCCCACCCACCTTGCGCGACGAGCCTGCTCGGCGTCACGAATGGCCATGAAGCGGAGGCTAAGCTGGGGCATCCCGCCAAGGTAGCCGAAGAACCACGACAGGCCGCCCATGATTGCCACCCCGGCGGCAAAACCACCTGCGGCACCAGTCAGGGAGCCAAATCCCGCACCCGCCTCGCTGAGGGAAGCCGGTATGCTCGAGGCAAAAGCCCCTGGCCTTCCAGAGATAGCAACAATGCCCACCACCGGACCAATGACCAAAGTGCCAATCATCAGGAGCGCCTGGACAACATCGGTGTAGACCACGCTACGGAAACCTCCGTACACGCAATAGGGGGTGATGATGAGCGCCGTCACCAGCATCCCCCAGCGTGGATCGAGATGAAAAAGCGTGTAGAGCACCTTGCCACCGCCCAGGAATTGCGCGCCCACGTAGAAGAAGAAAAAGAACACGATTGTGAGACTTGCCACCGCCCTGATGCCCCCCTGCAAGGTGCCGTGGCGACGCGCTAAGTAGTCGGCAAAGGTGCGTGCCTGGTAGGTTTCTGCCTCAGCGCGCAGGCGCCAGGACAGCGCCATCCACGCCACGACGATGCCGGCAACGCAGCCCACGGCCGTCCAGATGCTCGTCAACCCCTGCGCGTAAGCAAAGCCCGGCAGGCCAAGCAGCGCCCAGGAAGATTCGCCCGTGGCCCGCTCCGAAAGGGCAGCCACCCATCCTGGAAGACGCCGCCCGCCAATGGTAAAGTCCAGCCCCGTCTTCACCTTCCGCCCCTGGTACAGCCCCCACCCCATGAGAAACACCAGATAGACGACAAAGACCGCCACCATCTGCGCCTGAGCTGTCATAGGGCCTCCACTCCAGTCCAGACGGTCAGCTTCATGCTCACTGCCCGGTTACGCCCGACTGGCCAAGCACCGCTGTGGTGGCAACCGACGGCGCCACCCCTACGCGCAAGCCCTTGCACAGCCAACGCGCGCCAGAGTCTATCCCTGCCCCTCGGTTGGCCTTTGAGGATGGATACCTTGCTCGTTGATGCCGCGCATAGTACTCCGGGTCATCAAGAAAGCTGAGGAAGATGACGATAAAGGCCAATGCCGCCTCGATCATCAGCGGCTTGTCCTGGTAGAGGTCCCTGAGCTTCTCATCGAGAGGGCGCCGGTCAGAATCGCCGAAACGCGACATGAACAGCCCATCCGGCCGCGAACCGGGCATGGGAAGCGTCACCGCATCGATCCCGCCATGCTGCACATAGTCCATCGTCTCCATCATCAGCCTGCGCACCTCCGGTACCGAAGTCTGGTGGTAGGCGATGATGTGGAGGATGATGCGCTGCGCCTCCTTCATGCTGGCGTGGGCAAGGTTTTCGAACAACTGGCGGGCCGGCTCATCGTCCCGGCACATGCCCCGTTGCCGCAGAATGGACATGAGCACCGTGTTCTTGAACAGCTGATAGAGACGTTGCGCACCGTTGAGAGCCGAGGGAGGCGGGTGAGGTTCTTCGGGGTGGTAGCCGCGGTAGTAGTTGGCAAAAAGGAGCTGGAACACCGTCTCGAAAAAGTCGACCTCCTCCAGGGGGTCGTCCACGTCGATGCGCATGTCCAAGGTGTTGTCCAGGCGGTCCACCAACTTGATGCGGATGACCTCCGGGGTGGCTGCCGCCTCGGTGAGCGTCCGTCCCACGTACTGGTAGTAGCTCTCCGAGGGCCTCCTGGTCAGCCAGTGGAGCCGTTCCATGAGGAACCACCGCTCCACCTCAGGCAGCAAGCCGATGAGATCCTGGAACTTGCGGTCCAACTCCGCCCATTCGGCCGCGGCGAACTGTTCGGGGCTCACGTCCTCGAATCGGTCGTGCAGGAGCACGGTGCTCAAATCCAACACGTTCGGCCTTTCCAGGACGCGCGCCAGCATTGCCGCCGCGCGCAGAGGATGGATGATCATCGGTGAGCCGAGGTGGCGCCGCTGTTGGCCGTACATGCGGTACAGAGCATCCAGCAATGCACGCAGAACGTCGCGTGCGCCCGGATCCATCTGCTTCTTGCCGAGAATGGTGCGCAGCACGGCGTTCCAGTTCGGCCCACGAGCAGTGAGCCGATAGTTCAATACCGCCGAAAGCTTGAAGAATTCTGTCAGGTCGTGGAGTTCCGGGACGGCCATGGGCTGCCTCTTCATCACCTTCTGGCTTCTCACCGCATCCGCGCGGGCACCACCCCCTACTGCTTCTTCACCTTGGCCCAGTCCTGCAGGAACCTCTCGATGCCGATGTCGGTCAAGGGATGCTTCATGAGCTGCTCGATGACTTTGAAAGGCACCGTGGCCGCGTGGGCTCCCATGAGGGCCGCCTCCACCACGTGCAGCGGGTGGCGGATGCTGGCCACCACCACTTCGGTATCAAAGCCATAGTTCTCGTAGATGGTCAGGATGTCGCTTATGAGGTCCATGCCGACGTGACTGACGTCGTCCAGGCGTCCGACAAAGGGCGAGACCAGGTTAGTGCCAGCCTTCGCCACCAGGAGCGCCTGCATGGGGCTAAACACCAAGGTGGCATTGGTGTGAATACCCTCTGCGCGCAGACGACGGATCGCTTTCAGCCCCTCGGTGGTGGCCGGGATCTTCACGTAGATGTTGTCGTGAATGGCCGCCAACTCGCGTCCTTCCCGGACAATGCCCTCGGCATCCAGACTTACCACCTCGGCGCTGATGGGCCCATTGACGATGGCGCAAATCTGCGCCAAGATTTCCCTCGGGTCCCCTTTTTCCTTCGCCAAGAGCGTGGGGTTGGTGGTCACACCATCCAAGATGCCGAGGCTGGCTGCCTCTTTGATTTCTGCGACATTGGCCGTGTCGATGAATAGCTTCATGATTCCTCCGTTCCGTTGAGTGCCTCACCAAGAACCTCCTCTGTCAGGTCCGCGGGGTAGACCACGCGCAGGAGGCATAACCCTTGCGCGGGCGCGGTAGGCCCTGCCGCACGACGATTTCGCGCCTGCAACATCTTCTCCACGCTTTCCGCCGAAATCTTGCCCCGGCCAACCTCCACCAGCGTGCCGACGATGGTGCGCACCATGCCGTGCAAAAAGCGGTTTGCCCTAATGTCCAACCACAGCTCGTCCTGGCACTCTGACCAGCTCGCCTCTTCAATGCAACACCGGTAGTGGGGCAGTTCGGCCTCTGCGCGGCAAAAGGAGCGAAAGTCGTGTTCGCCCAGCAAGGGCTGCAATGCGCGGCGCATGAGTTGCAAGTCCAGGGGCCGCGGGTAGTGCCAGACATGCTGCCTGCCGATGGCGCGCGGCCTAGTGGCTATGCGGTAACGGTAGACGCGCGCCAGTGCGCTGCAACGCGCGTGAAAGCCAGCCGGCACCTCTTCTACCTCCAGCGCGCGGACATCCGGTGGCAAGAGCGCGTTGAGCCCGCGCAGCAGACGAGTTGTCTGCATATGGCGCTCGGTAAAAAAGTTCACCACCTGCCCTTGCGCATGCACACCCACGTCTGTTCGCCCGGCGGCGGTCACATTCACCGGATGCTGCAGGAGCTGCTCAAGCACTCGCTCCAGCTCCCCTTGCACGGTGCGCACCCCTGGCTGCCGCTGCCAGCCACAAAAGTCGGTGCCGTCGTATTCCAAGACAAGCTTCAGGTTCCGCGTCATCTGCGCCCTACAAAATCGCGGCGATGGCCACCAGCGCCGCACTCACGGCCATGGTCACATAGTCGATAGGCCGCAAGCGGAGCAACCGGTAGCAGGTGCGTCCCTCCCCGCCGCGATAGCAACGTGCGTCCATGGCCAGGGCCAGCTCGTCCGCCCTGCGAAACGAAGAGACGAAAAGGGGCACGATGAGCGGCAGCACGCTTTGCGCCCGCTGCACCAAATGCCCCTCGAAACTCGCCCCTCGCGACACCTGCGCCTTCTGCAGGCGATCAGCCTCCTCCAGCAGGGTGGGCACAAAGCGCAGGGCCAACGACATCATCATGGCCAACTCGTGCACCGGCACCCCGACCCGCCGCAACGGTCGCATGAGCCTGTCCAAGCCGTCGGTAATCTCAATGGGCGAGGTGGTAAGAGTCAGAAGCGCGGCCATCACCACCAACACCGCAAGCCGAAAGGAGTACAGCAAGCCGTTCCGCACCCCTTCCCTGGTCACCGTCCACCCTACCACCGGGAGCCTTGTCCAAACGCTTCCCGCAGTGAAGAGCGAATGGACCACCATCGTGAGCACGAACAGCCAGACAAACGCGCGCAGGTTGCGCAGCACCAGCGGCAATGGCAAACGCCCCGCCAGGACGACCGCAAAGGTGAGGACGCCCCAGATGGCGGTCACGGCCAGAGCGTCTGTCAGCAGCAGACCGGTCATCAACAAGACGCTCGCCACCAACTTGGTACGAGGGTCCAGCCGGTGCACCACCGAGTCGGCCGGGTAGTACCGCCCCAGTGTAATGTCTTGCAATATCGCCACTATTGAATCCTTGCCTCAGCTTGCCTGGCAATATAGCGCATTTTGCCGTCAAAATCAAACAAAAACTGAAGCTGCCCCTCAACCAAGAGCGGGCGAAACAGAGCCTGCCCCCGGCGGGTGCCCTTTGGACTGTCTAAGCGGAGAGAACTTCGAAAGGTCGGGAGGGTAAGTAGTCCCATGAGCGTGCCGAGCAGATAGACACTCTATGCCCACGGGAATAACAAACGGGCGGTGCGGCGGTCTTGCGGCCAGGCGCGAAAGCAGCGCCCCCGCGGAGCAGCGAAAGTTTCGAGACGACTGCAACGGGAGACTACGGGCACGGCTGGTTATTCTGGCTGGCTACCGCGGCCGGGAAAAGTGGTACTGGCTGCGAAGGAAAAGAAAAGCGCGGTT
This portion of the candidate division KSB1 bacterium genome encodes:
- the fsa gene encoding fructose-6-phosphate aldolase, whose protein sequence is MKLFIDTANVAEIKEAASLGILDGVTTNPTLLAKEKGDPREILAQICAIVNGPISAEVVSLDAEGIVREGRELAAIHDNIYVKIPATTEGLKAIRRLRAEGIHTNATLVFSPMQALLVAKAGTNLVSPFVGRLDDVSHVGMDLISDILTIYENYGFDTEVVVASIRHPLHVVEAALMGAHAATVPFKVIEQLMKHPLTDIGIERFLQDWAKVKKQ
- a CDS encoding sodium/proline symporter, with the translated sequence MTAQAQMVAVFVVYLVFLMGWGLYQGRKVKTGLDFTIGGRRLPGWVAALSERATGESSWALLGLPGFAYAQGLTSIWTAVGCVAGIVVAWMALSWRLRAEAETYQARTFADYLARRHGTLQGGIRAVASLTIVFFFFFYVGAQFLGGGKVLYTLFHLDPRWGMLVTALIITPYCVYGGFRSVVYTDVVQALLMIGTLVIGPVVGIVAISGRPGAFASSIPASLSEAGAGFGSLTGAAGGFAAGVAIMGGLSWFFGYLGGMPQLSLRFMAIRDAEQARRARWVGLVWTLLAYAGALSLGWVGLALFGPKGLADPEYVMPAVLRTILPAPLAALLTVGAVAAMISTADSLLVVASTELSENLLGPLSGRSQAGEAGSLRQARLVTGCLAAIALVVTYLTPSTLIYDLVGYVWAGVGGTFSVVVLATLLSKRFHARAALITIVAGLVFTVVWVRTGMEELITSRVMTFAVAATVAATASLLVPPATAAQRVA
- the truA gene encoding tRNA pseudouridine(38-40) synthase TruA — encoded protein: MTRNLKLVLEYDGTDFCGWQRQPGVRTVQGELERVLEQLLQHPVNVTAAGRTDVGVHAQGQVVNFFTERHMQTTRLLRGLNALLPPDVRALEVEEVPAGFHARCSALARVYRYRIATRPRAIGRQHVWHYPRPLDLQLMRRALQPLLGEHDFRSFCRAEAELPHYRCCIEEASWSECQDELWLDIRANRFLHGMVRTIVGTLVEVGRGKISAESVEKMLQARNRRAAGPTAPAQGLCLLRVVYPADLTEEVLGEALNGTEES
- a CDS encoding energy-coupling factor transporter transmembrane protein EcfT encodes the protein MAILQDITLGRYYPADSVVHRLDPRTKLVASVLLMTGLLLTDALAVTAIWGVLTFAVVLAGRLPLPLVLRNLRAFVWLFVLTMVVHSLFTAGSVWTRLPVVGWTVTREGVRNGLLYSFRLAVLVVMAALLTLTTSPIEITDGLDRLMRPLRRVGVPVHELAMMMSLALRFVPTLLEEADRLQKAQVSRGASFEGHLVQRAQSVLPLIVPLFVSSFRRADELALAMDARCYRGGEGRTCYRLLRLRPIDYVTMAVSAALVAIAAIL